Within the Oryzias melastigma strain HK-1 linkage group LG8, ASM292280v2, whole genome shotgun sequence genome, the region GACTCATTTAGACTCCAGGCAATTCACTGGTGTTTCTGGTTAACTTTTTTAGGATCCCTGTCCTTCATACAGTCAAGACACTAACAGCTCTTGTTCTGCAGGGAGGGGCTGCAAAGGGAGGGGCAAATCTGAGGGTGGtcgtcgttttttttcttttactgataATTTATGGCGGTGCTAAACTGGTCCGGGTCTGTGATGGGGAAACGAGGTGTAAGAATCGGTCAATTGGGCTGAAATGAGTAGATCTTTGACTGTTTGCAGGTGGACAAACAAGGGGTTGTAGTAGTGATGGGCGATATGTGAATACATAttgtgtgggcgatagaaaGGTATCTATCGTACcatttctcttctgttttctattgcgaacttttgtgaaaaatgtgttttcctactaagaaacttgaaactgctgtgcactttttctcatttttaacgattcagttacatgttacttgaaaaaataaagtcagagaaaagtaagtaatgatattttgtctttttttttttaagaaaatatattttattgtggtatatcatgatatatatcatAATTGTGATGTCAAATAATTTACATTGTGATAAAcgattttttccatatcgcccatcACTTGGTTGTAGTGTTCCAATCAAACTGTAAGCTAATTGTTTCagagaaagtttaaaaatacactccaatcatctttagacgtgttttaaaagcgttcccagtggtcctttaattgtgattatgccatttttagtcaaaataaaaaaaaatgattttttttaaggacatagtttctgcagagcggcagtagttcaaattcgcctcagagttgtgggcggaactatTGGCATGGAGCACCTATTGCCAGAATGTGGCATATATAGTCAATTGGAGCAACACCACCCTATTTTACGTTAccgagagttctctgtttacactctcacactagcttacagcccctcccaaccctcccattacctgtgcaacaaaacggcgagcaattttggagctatccagtcatacagtttagagccagatgccagctcagatgaggaaatcGAAGCGGtacagtccagtatttttagcatttcaattgtaaaatggacccattcaacagttctgacccgtacctcttgggggctcacatctgttgtaggtccatagaaaaatggaatgggaCGGTTGGCTGTTGGCacccgctgattggcagaaggtgatgacgacattagaaagtgcTAATGTTGCACTAAGCCAGCGATTCTGTTTCCCTCTTTAAAGCGGTATTCTTCtgaatcttctttcaaacaacattaaattcatcTTATACAGGATGTACCAAAAGTAaggaagaaaaagacgagctgctgctggatgacctccgttgcttttctagtcattgCACTACAATGACGGAACGACACGCTAGTGttctacaccacgcatgtgtcgtgaaaacaaaccattcAGCGGAAGCGAGGCATCACTGAGGGGAATTAACTGGTCTGTATCGTATTACTCCTTACCGGACCAAATCGGACCAGACCCCCAGTTTGTCTACAGGCGGATGCAGACATTGATTACCAGAAATGGAATCTTCGACCAGAACTGGAAAAAACCCAAtcggtgaaaataaaaagcttcattttactTGGTGACCTTACAATTATGTTTTTTCCAGGTTtacgattacattttttttacaattttgatcAGTTTTGGGCCGGGGTTTCTGATGATGTCGGGTGCCATCTTTCCTGTAGCCAGGTCCCTCTcaaatggggcggagcagatGGCTTCTACATCCCaaataagctatttttaaatttgaattttttcatctgctcctaattcacagtgatttgaataaagaagcactcagaaacacagtttggagcttaattatctttatatatggcctccatcatgagaaaaatgccacaaagacAGCGTCATCTGCATATATGAGCACCTTTATCgacaagaacaccaaaaacacaaaacaacaacagatttTACTGATCAACCTCTGTTGATTATTTTACAGGATGATCCTCCACAGTATTACAACAGCAGGACCACCTTGGTGGGATCCCCGTGTTTCGAGCAGGACAGCAATACCCAGGTAAGTCATGCAGACAGGAGGATGTTCTGCGTGACGTACTGCAGTCTGTTAGGAGCATCCTCAGCTGATAAAAGCTTGTTTTCTGCCCATCCATGTGGCCTGTGTGCTGCTCAGCAGGCAGGTGAGCTGTTCTGTGTCGGCCTGCCCTCCAGCTACAGCCTGCCCACGCTAGAGGCCCCCCTGCCGAGGCTCCCCACCTACGAGAGCGTGCGAAAGAAGGACCGCCAGAGGCAGATCCACATGATGATCGCTGACCGCTTTGGCCTCAATGCGCCCATTGTGACTGAGGTAGGATATAATTAGAATTTAAGGCCGTGTCGCAGTAAATGATACAGTTGCAAATTCCCCAACAATGCAGCCCTTCAGAGGCTGTTGCTAAGTTTGAGAGGATGATCTTTGAGTTCAAAACCTACTTTTAGCCAATTTTTAGAGATACACCCCAGCTTGGAAACAAGTGAAGATTATAAAAGGGTAAACTAGTGATAATTTGTTGCCGTGCAATGTCAGAAGAGCTTGTTTAAGGATTAGACTGCCTCCAGAAAACAGTAAACAGGATGCTCTATCGGCTCATCTCATGTTGTGCTGGCAACCGTGCTTTTCGGTCTCACCGTGTTGATCTTTCGCTCCAGAAAACGCTTCAGCAAACAAGGTAATGAGAAAAAGCCACATCAAACATAATTAAAGCCTGAATCCATGAGTGCAAACAGAGCCCCAGAACACAGCTTTGTCCTTGTGACTGCACTTTGTCCCtcctttaaccttttttttgtttgtttagaaaCTATAATATGtcactcaaacattttttttggatcaTCACATGAAAAGACgttcctttatttgttttacttattaAGGCAGGAAGACCTTTCAGCTTAGGGTAGCAGACAAAAGGGCAGGGCTGTGGGGTTGCTCCCGTCTCCTGGGGGGTCGCCAAGCAATTAAAAGATAAGAACTCAGTCAGGGAGTGTGAATCTGTTTGATTTTATCTGTGAgataatgaagaagaagaaaaaagttcctGCCAGCTGAAGTGGGAACAGATTAATTGAGAATGTAAACACAAACAGGCTCAGATTTCGAGGTTAATATCTGCAGCCACTTTTAGAAAAATTGAATCAGCTGCAGTCAGTGATTTAAATGTTGGTTATATCAGAATAAGTAAACATCTGCTacattcttcatttatttattttgtaataaataaataaagaacgtTAACTTCTGATCTGTTAAAATTGTCTTTCTAATTTTTCCTAGAAGTGAGTGTCATTCAACCATGTGACCAAAACATCCAGTGCTGCTAGATTAATGGAAAATCTGTTTAATTAACTGTGACTTGGAAAGTGAGTCAGAATGGCTGTAATATTTCATTGCAGTCATATGCTCAGACAGCTGAAGAACAGAGTTAACATCGAGACTAAATACCACTTCATGCATAGTACAAACATAAGAGATATGAGATGATTAGAActttgaaataataaagtttatgcAAATGAAAGATAAGGAGTTGCAGATGTGGCATCATAAGCAGCACAGCATGTTTCACGTTGTAGTGTGGAgtaaaaacccttaaaaatgCATGGTAGATTGAAGTACAATTCACAGTTAAAAGGAATTTTTGACAGtataaatcaaaaaaacaaaaaaaaaaatgacatcacagtggacaaaatgtcaaaaaagtaaacatggggctaaaaaaatgtttttaatccgcaaataaatcctaaaacatATGTCAGTGATaaacacatttagttttacaattattatgggatggcgaCTGGACCTTCGCCCATTTTGTGggaaagtgtgaaatttggcgattcaaatttttttgcaaaatatgggaaacaaaaacttttgttcGAGTTATATCCACAAAATTTCCCACACACGCTGCCAGGTTAAATccaaagttttgttgattttgacattttcaaaaatcactttaagaaccaatgcattgtggtctttattCACTAACGTACtaagcatcgatgcacactggttttcgcaaagacttctgggagatttctagggcactcgattttgaaattgtagattccAACAGCACCACAAAATAGTGATCGCTCTACATAGACTGCTATGTAGTGAGtggggaaggaattcggacacagtctgagtcactgaaaatgtcacaggCAAAGTTGAGTCCCCTCGCCACGTCTGGCGCCCAAATCACGCCACAAGACCTCAGATCTCGTCTGTACAttaacttaacattgaaactagaCGCCCCTTCATGCAAATCACATcaggtgtgaatgcagctgTAGAGTTATCATTTTTAATTGCATGTTTTACTGTACTATGATACTAGTCACTATGACGCATCACAAGTCCCCCTTTTGGGTGTTGGTGCTGCTTTCCAAATGTTCTGTTATTTCACAGTTAAAACAGCTGCTGTTCGTGTTTTTATAAATCTGAGCAGCAACAATTGCATTTTAAGcttgaaaaacaacaataagctaaaatgatttgttttaggTGTAACTTTGAACCCagaaaataacgttttttttttttgttgttgttttttttgttcttgcagCCTCCTCCTACATATGAAGAAAGCATCCGGCAGTCTGTAGAGCTACCGTACAACATTTTCTCTCCAGGTTTGGACATCCTGCATCCACAGACTTTTTACTCCAACACCGGACCTGTTGATCACAGGGAACCAGACCAGCAACCCGGTTCTGATGCCAGCAGCACCGTTCTGCCTTCAGTGTGATGCTGGGATCCAGTGGGATGAATGTGGtagaaaattgattatttttatgcagattATGGTCACAGGTAGACCCAACTCACTGAtacctcaaaaacaaaaagtgtttttgctaAGAGAAAGCTAATGTTGATCATGGGCTGTGGAGAAACCAAAGAAGAACCAAACCGCTCCAGGGATGACTGAGTCCACATTGAATATACTTTGAGGCATTTGTCGCACGCTTATGTGAGGATGTGTCAAAAAGAAACGGAAATTATGGACAAAGGTGGCTGGAACATCTTGAAGAAGACACGAATGAAGAGACAACAGGGACTACTAtgatgctaactttttttgtgatgtttattGTTTGTTGGGGAATTTTAGTTGTTTGACTTTCTGTTCTTTGAAATCTTCTTAAACTTGAAATATCGGttgtttttgcaaacattttgcaTGGAAGCAACtataaaagctgatttttttaagcattttggaGAGGTTTCAAACTTCTCCAAAGTAAATGTTCAGACCAGAAAGCAAGAAAGAAAGGATTTTTATTAGATCTACATCTACAATCACGTTACCTCAAGTGATTCTTCTTAATGACAGTTTATCTGatgcatttttgtcttttaaatctttgttaCATCCCAtgaattaatgtaattttagtcaaaaaaaggttggtatttatttaataaaaaaagatcacattGTGTACTATTTCTGTgggaacaaatttaataaactcttttgttattgttattttaatggTGTTTTCAGGGGCggcagatttaaaataaaaaaaaggaaatcaaagtGTTCAATGGAAAACTAAAAACGAGCAAACCtgaaaatgtaactaaaaatgtgtttttaaactggAACGTTATTAACAATTTATTTAGGAAAGTCTATAAATCTTCTgcttaatgtcttaaaaacaaaaaaagcctaacaaTTATTAAACTAGCCTCTATTGCAAATTAACTATTATTTCCACGCTgaaagaaacttttttgaacAACTTATTAGGAtagaatatttaatttttctaatattttttttactatttactttgttcaaaattttttacatttgaaaatttaaattagtaACATTTAAATCTAGAAATTAGATAGGATCTTTTGGATTCTGGAAAGTTATTTTTCACCCAACAGAGGTTTTGTTTGGTTAGATTAAAGTGAAATCGTGTGAAAGAATGCACATTTAAGTGCTTCTCTGGACACTAATTTCATGGTAAATAAAGAGGAAAGAGCTCACACTGTTATCTCGATACGCAAGCTACTTGAATGGGAATTtaattatggagagaaaaaaaagcagattctttaaaacaaaacagaggcattttgttttggaaatccCGGTTTGGGATCTTGGTAGCCTTGGGGCAAAACAGACCATCATGACTGCATTTTCTCAGAGAAGACAGTGTGTACTGTTGTCACAATATGGAACTTCCCTTATAAATGACTTGGGTCAATTGCATTGATCTTataatgtgaaaatgtgttttcagagtAATACATAAACATATTAGTGTGTCATGACCTTCTAAATAAAGAAACCAAGTATAAATAGACACATTCTATCATGAACAATGGCAACATTATGAATGTCCAAATAATCATCTTATGTTCCctgtttcaacaaaaaaacaaacaattccaTCAActatcacaaagaaaatatattttgtgtttcataCTTTATGTTTCTAATTATTTTCTATAATaatggaaataatttttaaaatattttcccttGACTTTGAAGTTGGTGCAACATAAGCAGTCAAAGGTCACTCCTACATGTCTTCTAGTGATtgtgcttattttattttatttttacttatttttattttattttatccatgtggaagagaaaaacaaacacttctCCCTGGTGGCCAAGATGTGTAGAGACCTGAACACTTTTaaattgttagcattttcttttcataataataataataataaaaatgaaagatttgttgacatctaaaataattttccaCTCAAATgtccagattttaaaaaaatgaacaatcaaatttagcttaaaagaTTTCTAGTTTGTTACTTCTTGTtacattttgcttaaaaaaagactaaaaagtcAGGGGGGCTAGGCTTTATGAGCTGTAGgcttgtcaatttttaaaataattgaatatttACTTAATTCAATTGTTATATCAGAAGgatatttgcaatttttttttgcttatttcttcttatttttttttgtaaaaaaatatctcactaagttaaaacaaaaacacatttaatacaTCGTTTGAGTCGTTATCATAGTAAAAATAACTTNNNNNNNNNNNNNNNNNNNNNNNNNNNNNNNNNNNNNNNNNNNNNNNNNNNNNNNNNNNNNNNNNNNNNNNNNNNNNNNNNNNNNNNNNNNNNNNNNNNNNNNNNNNNNNNNNNNNNNNNNNNNNNNNNNNNNNNNNNNNNNNNNNNNNNNNNNNaattatttaaaaaaaacgatgactgctaagattaaaataaaggaaatctcTGTTTCAGTAAGAGAAGCGTCCTCGGCGTCGCTGACGTCACGACGGAGAAAGCCGAGTCCACCCGAAGCGCTGACTTTCAGTCCGTTTGTAAACAAGGTCAAACACTGCAGCACGCAGACCAGACACATCGCTGCAGAGCTCCTGCTGGCTGTCATCTCtctaagaaaagaaaactttcacaGTCATCTCGGGTTACAGGTAAGTACGGAATAATAAACCCGGTACTAACAGCTCGATTTCTGTCAAATAAACGCACTGCGGGGACGAGCCTTCACTGCCATAACCAGGTGCAATCCCCAAAGCAAGCCTcttagcagcagcagcagcataaCAATGTTTTTGCAGCGTCTTCTAGATTATCACTGCAGCTATTATGCATTATGTTTACCAATCCTCAGCTGCTGTGCAACTGGGTCACTGTCAAAAACTGCACTGTCATGTTATGTCACAGCATGAATAAAACAAGCTGAGGGGAtcgttttgttttgatttatttattgagttATTTAAATGTGCATATAAATGAAGTTTCTATAGCTAACTTAAGACTAAAATGATTCTGCAACTTATTGCATGCAATCATTTTTCAAAGTTGCATGCAATAAAACTGCAGATAAGCACGTTTTCACCCTTTAGGTGCACAAAGTAGTCAGTTCAGACCATAGGAATAACCTGCAGCCCAATTAATCTattatacaaaagaaaaaataaatctgtttagtgt harbors:
- the si:ch73-364h19.1 gene encoding uncharacterized protein si:ch73-364h19.1 isoform X2, which gives rise to MSTTASPTISSNLIADQLTVVAASLSSLVFFVIIVALLSTIYRKDPHCCKHRSYQDPHAAADDPPQYYNSRTTLVGSPCFEQDSNTQAGELFCVGLPSSYSLPTLEAPLPRLPTYESVRKKDRQRQIHMMIADRFGLNAPIVTEPPPTYEESIRQSVELPYNIFSPGLDILHPQTFYSNTGPVDHREPDQQPGSDASSTVLPSV
- the si:ch73-364h19.1 gene encoding uncharacterized protein si:ch73-364h19.1 isoform X1, whose amino-acid sequence is MSTTASPTISSNLIADQLTVVAASLSSLVFFVIIVALLSTIYRKDPHCCKHRSYQDPHAAADDPPQYYNSRTTLVGSPCFEQDSNTQQAGELFCVGLPSSYSLPTLEAPLPRLPTYESVRKKDRQRQIHMMIADRFGLNAPIVTEPPPTYEESIRQSVELPYNIFSPGLDILHPQTFYSNTGPVDHREPDQQPGSDASSTVLPSV